In Lathamus discolor isolate bLatDis1 chromosome 1, bLatDis1.hap1, whole genome shotgun sequence, the following are encoded in one genomic region:
- the ATOH1 gene encoding transcription factor ATOH1: protein MSLQRGAWAEDAREPAAEPGGCAFGAGWLGVCCAARLPSAAPRYRLPAAQGEGEEGDADGDAARAGGSSPGAVRGAAAAAGGGRPRGGGGPGLRAQVSGVQKQRRLAANARERRRMHGLNHAFDQLRNVIPSFNNDKKLSKYETLQMAQIYISALAELLHGPAGAPDAPGKAEHRGAPFEQPCAAGAGPPPAPPPGPARASPPGHGRTRFPPPPSAGGYSVQLDPLRFPSFSEGALMGQRAPSPALLMPQPGQPPQERSKTSPRSHRSDGEFSPRSHYSDSDEAS from the coding sequence ATGAGCCTGCAGCGGGGCGCGTGGGCCGAGGACGcgcgggagccggcggcggagCCCGGCGGGTGCGCGTTCGGCGCGGGGTGGCTGGGCGTGTGCTGCGCCGCGCGCCTGCCCTCCGCCGCGCCGCGCTACCGGCTGCCCGCCGCccagggggagggggaggagggcgACGCGGACGGGGACGCGGCGCGGGCCGGCGGGAGCAGCCCCGGCGCGGTgcgcggggccgcggcggcagcgggtggcgggcggccgcggggcggcggcgggcccgGTCTGCGGGCGCAGGTGAGCGGCGTGCAGAAGCAGCGGCGGCTGGCGGCCAACGCGCGGGAGCGGCGGCGGATGCACGGGCTGAACCACGCCTTCGACCAGCTGCGCAATGTCATCCCCTCCTTCAACAACGACAAGAAGCTCTCCAAGTACGAGACGCTGCAGATGGCGCAGATCTACATCAGCGCCCTGGCCGAGCTGCTGCACGGCCCCGCAGGCGCCCCTGACGCCCCCGGCAAAGCCGAGCACCGCGGGGCTCCCTTCGAGCAGCCCTGcgccgccggggccgggccgccgccggcgccgccgccggggccggccAGAGCCTCGCCTCCCGGGCACGGCAGGACTCGCTTTCCCCCGCCGCCGTCAGCGGGCGGGTACTCGGTGCAGCTCGACCCGCTGCGCTTCCCCTCCTTTAGCGAGGGCGCCCTGATGGGACAGAGAGCCCCTTCCCCCGCCCTCCTCATGCCTCAACCCGGGCAGCCGCCGCAGGAGAGGAGCAAGACGTCGCCCCGATCCCACAGGAGCGACGGCGAGTTCTCGCCCCGCTCGCACTACAGCGACTCGGACGAGGCCAGCTAG